The Bacillus sp. NEB1478 genome contains the following window.
CATAGAAAAGCCAATTTTAATCTTTTCTTCAACTGGCTTTTTTACATGGGACTTTTCACTGTTTGAAGGTGTCACTTTCCCTAAAGTACTATTTTCGTTACCTCCCGCATCGCAAGCAGTGAATGCGAATACGAGAACGATTAGAAACAGTATGAGATTCACATGTTTCAAAATCCTCTCCATAGGGTGCTGCTCCTTTTTCATGCCTGCCTTCATCCTTTTCTGCCAAGGACGGCTTTTCGATATTCCGTAGGTGAAAGCGCAACCATTTTTTTAAACACTTTGCTGAAATAGTTCGGTTCATGGTAGCCTACCTCGAACGTAATTTCCTTTAAGCTCTTTTCTGGATCTGCCATAAGTTTCTTAGCTTTTTCAATACGGCATTCCGTCAGAAAATCGATATAGTTAACGCCAAGTTTTTCCTTAAACATCTTGCTGATATAAATAGGACTCAAACCCACTTTCCTACCTAAAGTCTCCAAGGAAATATCCTCATGTGAGTGCTTCATAATGTATTTTTTAATCTGATGGATCGTATCCGCCTCAAGCTGCTCATAATGTTCTTCATACGATTGCCTCATCTGTACAAGCAAGCGGTCAGTCTCGAATCGCAGTTGACGAAAGTCTTGAGATTGATAAGAAAAGAAAGGTGTTTCCGTCTCGACGCCAATTTCGCTCATCACCCTTGCCGCGATCCAGAGCAGTTCAAGGACACGCTGCTGAGTCTGAAGCAATTCTGCCCCTTCGTTTTCGCATCGTCTAATAAGGTCCGTAACATTCATACGGATTTGATCCCATTTGCCAAGTCTTATTTCATCGAAAAACTGTCTTTCACGCTGCTTTGTCAGCGATTTTTCTTCCGTATTCCCCAGAACAGGAACATCTGAATAAAAGCGATATTTTACAGGCAGAGATGTATCCATTGTTGCTATTAGCGATTCCTGATAAGACTGGCGTACTTGATTCAATGAACTGCATACGCTCCCAATTCCGACAAACCAGCCAGCTCCTGGGCTTGTTTTCGCAAGGGAAAGGATCTCATTAGCAAGGGAAATTGACTGGGAACGAAAAGAACAATCATGTTTCCGGAACACGATAACGGGAAGCTGTCGGCCATACAGAGCACCGACCCACGCACTCCCCAGCTGTCTGATCTTTTCTTTTACCGCAGAATAA
Protein-coding sequences here:
- a CDS encoding response regulator translates to MLKLLIVDDEQIEREGLQVILQKAFPEVSIGQAKNGRVAVEMVDEFKPDLVLMDIQMPGMNGLEAIQQITDNDPSIKFVMITAFDMFDYARQAIKLGVKDYLLKPSKVSEIVATVGKVLEEIEGERKSLGVLEKALPLVETDVVTQLLFDHVHEVHLDMLVEMLDIPSTDESFVVSILLPEGGEKLYSAVKEKIRQLGSAWVGALYGRQLPVIVFRKHDCSFRSQSISLANEILSLAKTSPGAGWFVGIGSVCSSLNQVRQSYQESLIATMDTSLPVKYRFYSDVPVLGNTEEKSLTKQRERQFFDEIRLGKWDQIRMNVTDLIRRCENEGAELLQTQQRVLELLWIAARVMSEIGVETETPFFSYQSQDFRQLRFETDRLLVQMRQSYEEHYEQLEADTIHQIKKYIMKHSHEDISLETLGRKVGLSPIYISKMFKEKLGVNYIDFLTECRIEKAKKLMADPEKSLKEITFEVGYHEPNYFSKVFKKMVALSPTEYRKAVLGRKG